The following coding sequences are from one Anguilla anguilla isolate fAngAng1 chromosome 12, fAngAng1.pri, whole genome shotgun sequence window:
- the LOC118209432 gene encoding gastrula zinc finger protein XlCGF57.1-like — translation MSTCDTFQKQVASILETVANSAVTEVSKFVNVGSSTELVVEESAISAGNEAQTIALLSTASEAKTAQFASSMETLAKEAVNKICKLAVEESAVLRLEVSQSHNENGDLKRKLELMEQELRTVQEAGVGERPLSTRSVGVQFADMEQDGNVLVIVKEETVEDSGDAQQEFEISEEGRGEPSKREELSTENGVETSLKVAQGTEAQSIAEEPGANIKDPNRNAKRNQKARSSKGRSWLGSTKTTRTFSKRLIRKTPKALALEKPFSCPHCDKAFTMKRGLDQHLLVHTEKKYNCLKCGKSFTQKHNLKSHQFVHTSEKPFSCTHCGKGFTVKRSLKVHLLIHTGEKPYTCVTCGRSFRQASYLKIHDRVHTGEKPFTCDVCGKSFSIANTLKTHQIVHTGEKAFSCDLCGKSFSLAINLNRHQRIHTGEKPFSCDVCGKKFSQANNMKAHKQTHIGEKSYTEEKPFSCVTCGRRFTYKCLLKKHQLMHTGEKPKQIPTGKTWDCACCGKTFSCFYSLKTHGRVHTGERPYSCVKCGKRFSQTSALITHQRVHTGEKPFRCDVCGKSFSLPNGLKTHQRIHTGEKPFICATCGMSFGFVGNLKRHQRTHTGEKPFTCDICGKSFSQANNVKAHQQIHTKEKPFMCDKCGKNFAYSRNLREHKCVYA, via the exons ATGTCGACTTGTGACACTTTTCAGAAACAAGTAGCCTCCATCCTGGAGACAGTCGCCAACTCTGCTGTGACAGAAGTGAGCAAATTTGTTAATGTTGGTTCCTCCACTGAGTTAGTTGTTGAAGAATCTGCGATTTCGGCTGGAAATGAAGCGCAGACAATAGCATTACTGTCGACGGCGTCCGAAGCTAAGACG GCACAGTTTGCTTCTAGTATGGAAACACTGGCTAAAGAAGCGGTGAACAAAATCTGCAAACTGGCCGTCGAAGAGTCGGCAGTTTTACGTTTGGAAGTGTCTCAGAGTCATAATGAGAACGGTGACCTCAAGAGGAAGTTGGAGCTGATGGAGCAGGAGCTTAGGACTGTGCAAGAAGCTGGGGTGGGAGAGAGACCTCTAAGCACTCGCTCTGTTGGAGTGCAG TTTGCAGATATGGAACAAGATGGGAATGTATTGGTCATTGTCAAGGAAGAGACGGTTGAAGATAGTGGTGACGCACAGCAAGAATTTGAGATCAGTGAAGAGG GACGAGGAGAGCCAAGTAAGAGAGAGGAACTTTCAACTGAGAATGGTGTGGAGACATCTTTAAAGGTTGCACAAGGCACAGAGGCACAATCTATTGCAGAAGAGCCAGGTGCAAATATTAAAGATCCAAATAGAAATGCAAAGAGGAACCAAAAGGCCAGGTCTAGCAAAGGAAGAAGCTGGCTCGGTTCCACAAAAACCACACGGACTTTCAGCAAGAGACTCATTCGTAAAACGCCAAAGGCCCTTGCACTGGAGAAACCTTTTAGCTGCCCTCATTGTGATAAGGCCTTCACAATGAAACGTGGTCTTGACCAACATCTCTTAGTTCACACTGAGAAAAAGTACAACTGCCTtaagtgtgggaagagcttcacCCAGAAACATAATCTTAAATCACACCAGTTTGTCCATACATCAGAGAAACCATTTAGCTGTACACATTGCGGGAAGGGTTTCACTGTAAAACGTAGTCTTAAGGTACACCTGCTTATTCACACAGGTGAGAAACCGTACACCTGTGTTACTTGTGGAAGGAGTTTCCGGCAAGCTAGTTACCTTAAAATACATGACAGGGTCCACACTGGAGAGAAGCCCTTTACCTGTGATGTATGTGGCAAGAGCTTCAGCATTGCAAATACACTTAAAACACACCAAATAGTCCATACAGGGGAAAAAGCATTTAGCTGTGATTTATGTGGGAAGAGTTTTAGTCTTGCAATTAATCTTAATAGACATCAGCGAATTCACACAGGAGAGAAGCCATTTAGCTGTGATGTATGCGGGAAAAAATTCAGCCAAGCTAATAATATGAAAGCCCATAAGCAAACTCATATAGGAGAAAAGTCCTACACAGAAGAGAAACCTTTTAGCTGTGTTACATGTGGCAGGAGGTTCACTTACAAATGTTTACTGAAAAAACACCAGCTCATGCACACTGGAGAAAAGCCTAAACAAATTCCCACAGGGAAAACATGGGACTGTGCCTGTTGTGGAAAGActttcagttgtttttattcCCTTAAAACACATGGGCGGgttcacacaggagagagaccatACAGTTGTGTTAAGTGTGGGAAGAGGTTCAGTCAGACTAGTGCACTGATAACACACCAGAGAGTTCACACTGGAGAGAAACCATTTCGGTGTGATGTTTGTGGAAAGAGTTTCAGCCTTCCAAATGGTCTTAAAACACACCAGCGCattcacacaggagagaaaccatTTATCTGCGCTACATGTGGGATGAGTTTTGGCTTTGTTGGTAATCTTAAGAGACATCAGCGTACTCATACAGGAGAAAAGCCTTTTACCTGTGACATATGTGGGAAAAGTTTTAGTCAAGCAAATAATGTTAAAGCTCACCAGCAAATCCACACTAAAGAAAAACCGTTTATGTGTGACAAATGTGGGAAGAACTTTGCTTATTCACGAAATCTGAGGGAACACAAATGTGTTTATGCCTGA